The following proteins are encoded in a genomic region of Chrysiogenia bacterium:
- a CDS encoding SCP2 sterol-binding domain-containing protein, with translation MSVIYSEDWYGDMKKMVNECEEMQRLAPQQRIVATFEVVGDGSSPYVAGDGAIYYLIVLDKGRVEEYCPLSMRHDGKGLNFRFTAPAAVWEGIAASLVDPITAGLRGTIKVRGDMRFLMQHAVAVKVLVDLYGNAAFTEWPKGKPPYSTQGERASA, from the coding sequence ATGTCGGTCATCTACTCAGAAGACTGGTATGGCGACATGAAGAAAATGGTGAACGAGTGCGAGGAGATGCAAAGACTCGCGCCGCAGCAGCGGATCGTCGCGACCTTTGAGGTCGTGGGCGACGGCAGCTCCCCGTATGTCGCGGGCGACGGGGCAATCTATTACTTGATCGTCCTCGACAAAGGCCGCGTGGAGGAATACTGCCCACTGTCCATGCGCCACGACGGCAAGGGACTGAATTTCCGCTTTACCGCACCCGCGGCGGTGTGGGAGGGGATCGCGGCCTCGCTGGTCGATCCCATCACCGCGGGGCTTCGCGGCACGATCAAGGTGCGTGGCGACATGCGCTTTCTCATGCAGCATGCCGTGGCGGTCAAGGTCCTCGTCGATCTCTACGGAAACGCCGCGTTCACCGAATGGCCGAAAGGAAAACCGCCCTATTCCACTCAGGGCGAGCGTGCCAGCGCCTGA
- a CDS encoding NAD(P)/FAD-dependent oxidoreductase has protein sequence MERTEFDVVIVGGGHNALTCAAYLARAGVDVCVLEGRHEWGGALYTMEHTVPGFCHNIHANFMEFLHIMPFFSDFELESLGARTIYPEAQAGIAFSDGRPPVIIYRNDMIEETCKNFAVYSKKDAETWRALKTKANLFEPLMAMGMYTPPPKFNYKKEIPPPYAAWSVLMKQFGLDEEMAYKSIRDCIDELFETDEIRALFYRVAIEFCGPPLEWPGMGGIFVFACLFMPGTWRMMVGGTHRLNGAMVTACLKEGATMREGSRVKKIIVEGGKAVGVELVDGKKYMARQAVVSGIGVKDTFLDLVGEDKLSDYYVRRSKNFKDGPDQVLGSVALALHEAPDYKSAARDPNINKAWYQVVGYDSAEEVLDYCRAGHIDRIPELPGAGVWINSIWDKTQAPPGKHNLTGWYFFPRASALSEAEWEEIRETYNWRFLDLYEKFAPNMNRSNVIAEYLHTPLDQERGMRMREGDFGHGAMSIDQLNALRPFAGASRYSTEIPGLYLAASCCHPGGGVTAGPGYNCFKILCEDFGYKPVWQKPGRMY, from the coding sequence ATGGAAAGAACAGAATTTGATGTCGTCATTGTCGGCGGCGGGCACAATGCGCTCACGTGCGCGGCCTATCTCGCCCGCGCCGGTGTCGACGTCTGCGTCCTTGAGGGACGACACGAGTGGGGCGGCGCGCTCTATACGATGGAGCACACCGTCCCGGGCTTCTGCCACAACATCCATGCCAACTTCATGGAGTTCCTGCACATCATGCCCTTCTTCTCCGACTTCGAGCTGGAGAGTCTGGGCGCAAGGACGATTTATCCCGAGGCGCAGGCCGGCATCGCCTTCAGCGACGGCCGGCCACCGGTCATCATTTATCGCAATGACATGATCGAAGAGACCTGCAAGAACTTTGCGGTCTACTCAAAGAAGGACGCCGAAACCTGGCGTGCCCTCAAGACCAAGGCCAATCTCTTCGAGCCGCTGATGGCCATGGGCATGTACACCCCACCCCCGAAGTTCAACTACAAGAAGGAGATTCCTCCGCCCTATGCCGCCTGGTCGGTGCTGATGAAGCAGTTCGGGCTCGATGAAGAGATGGCCTACAAGTCCATCCGCGACTGCATCGACGAGCTTTTTGAGACCGACGAGATTCGTGCCCTGTTCTACCGCGTGGCGATCGAGTTTTGCGGCCCCCCGCTTGAGTGGCCGGGCATGGGCGGCATCTTCGTTTTCGCGTGCCTGTTCATGCCGGGCACCTGGCGCATGATGGTGGGCGGAACGCACCGCCTCAACGGCGCCATGGTCACCGCGTGCCTCAAGGAAGGCGCCACCATGCGCGAGGGCTCTCGCGTCAAGAAGATCATTGTCGAGGGCGGCAAAGCCGTGGGCGTCGAGCTCGTGGACGGCAAGAAATACATGGCCCGCCAGGCCGTGGTCAGCGGCATCGGCGTCAAAGATACCTTCCTGGATCTCGTCGGCGAGGACAAGCTCTCCGACTACTACGTGCGCCGCTCGAAGAACTTCAAGGACGGTCCCGATCAGGTGCTGGGATCCGTGGCGCTCGCGCTGCACGAGGCCCCTGATTACAAGTCGGCCGCTCGCGACCCGAACATCAACAAGGCCTGGTATCAGGTCGTCGGCTACGACTCGGCAGAGGAAGTCCTCGACTATTGCCGTGCAGGGCATATCGACCGCATCCCCGAGCTTCCGGGAGCCGGCGTGTGGATCAACTCCATCTGGGACAAGACGCAGGCCCCTCCGGGCAAGCACAACCTGACCGGCTGGTATTTCTTCCCCCGTGCCAGCGCGCTCAGCGAAGCCGAGTGGGAAGAGATTCGCGAGACCTACAACTGGCGATTCCTCGATCTCTACGAAAAGTTCGCGCCCAACATGAATCGCAGCAATGTGATTGCCGAGTATCTGCACACCCCGCTCGATCAGGAGCGCGGGATGCGGATGCGCGAAGGCGATTTCGGGCACGGCGCCATGAGCATCGACCAGCTCAACGCGCTTCGCCCCTTCGCGGGCGCTTCGCGCTACTCCACCGAGATCCCGGGACTCTACCTTGCCGCAAGCTGCTGCCACCCCGGCGGCGGCGTCACGGCGGGCCCGGGTTACAACTGCTTCAAGATCCTCTGTGAGGACTTTGGCTACAAGCCGGTCTGGCAAAAGCCCGGCCGGATGTACTGA
- a CDS encoding NAD(P)/FAD-dependent oxidoreductase translates to MGMFDQGYDAIVIGAGHNGMALAAYLLKCGMSVAVLERRTEEGGGLCTEEVTEPNFLHNLHSNYHSLVGLSPVYDDLKLLDNGVDYAQPEVQMGSIFSDGTAITVHRDMQKTYESFARFSKKDAETWLRLFEEVHGYLDLMVRTLMFAPPIALNDITKALAAWGVEDRSEFLEAKLRSMSVADFLNKHFENERIKAMLAFHAAICAYQPDIKGLAVSYPVLLGKISNWHLCKGGSHRLAHTLMRVIVKNGGRVFPQVPVEEIIVENGKAVGVRTPDGIVRANKLVCSSIDANQTFEKMIGPEHLPRKTIQAVHNVQYQDATLFNVHLSMNGFPKYKAAAFDPDIDRAWILNIGYESLDGMIAEFNQIRHGILPEDPSLNVAVNSLYDPTDAPEGKATGLIRAFVPYEVDAGGAGAWEQRKQIYGQHCIEKWRSVCTNMDEGLIRKWVTETPLDISRKMINYRFGDWMVGKIDPGNLLEHRPTDELAYYRSPIEGLYMCGASQHPHGYITFAPAYNCLNTIADDMGMDKWWDQI, encoded by the coding sequence ATGGGAATGTTCGACCAGGGATACGATGCCATCGTCATCGGCGCGGGCCACAACGGCATGGCGCTCGCCGCCTACCTGCTCAAGTGCGGGATGAGCGTCGCTGTGCTTGAGCGCCGCACCGAAGAAGGCGGCGGCTTGTGCACCGAAGAAGTCACCGAACCAAATTTCCTCCACAACCTCCACTCCAACTATCACTCCCTGGTGGGCCTCTCGCCGGTCTACGACGATCTCAAGTTGCTCGACAACGGCGTGGACTACGCCCAGCCCGAGGTGCAGATGGGAAGCATCTTCTCCGACGGCACGGCAATCACCGTCCACCGGGATATGCAGAAGACCTACGAGAGCTTCGCGAGATTCTCGAAGAAGGATGCCGAGACATGGCTGCGCCTGTTCGAGGAAGTCCATGGTTATCTGGACCTGATGGTCCGCACCCTGATGTTCGCGCCGCCCATCGCCTTGAACGACATCACCAAGGCACTGGCCGCGTGGGGCGTCGAGGACCGCTCCGAGTTCCTCGAGGCCAAGCTCCGCAGCATGTCAGTAGCGGACTTCCTCAACAAGCACTTCGAGAACGAGCGCATCAAGGCGATGCTCGCCTTCCACGCGGCGATCTGCGCCTACCAGCCCGACATCAAGGGGCTGGCCGTCAGTTACCCGGTGCTCCTTGGAAAGATCTCGAACTGGCACCTGTGCAAGGGCGGCTCCCACAGGCTGGCGCACACCCTCATGCGGGTTATCGTCAAGAACGGCGGGCGCGTGTTTCCCCAGGTGCCGGTCGAGGAAATCATCGTCGAGAACGGCAAAGCCGTGGGCGTGCGCACCCCCGACGGGATCGTTCGCGCCAACAAGCTCGTGTGCTCCAGCATCGATGCCAACCAGACTTTCGAGAAGATGATCGGCCCCGAGCACCTGCCACGCAAGACGATTCAGGCAGTACACAATGTCCAGTATCAGGATGCCACGCTCTTTAACGTGCACCTGTCCATGAACGGTTTTCCCAAATACAAAGCGGCAGCCTTCGATCCCGACATCGACCGGGCCTGGATTCTGAACATCGGCTACGAATCACTCGACGGCATGATCGCCGAGTTCAACCAGATCCGTCACGGAATTCTGCCTGAAGACCCCTCCCTCAATGTCGCGGTTAACTCGCTCTACGACCCCACCGATGCGCCCGAAGGAAAGGCCACCGGCCTGATCCGTGCCTTTGTCCCCTACGAGGTAGATGCCGGCGGCGCCGGCGCCTGGGAACAGCGCAAGCAGATCTACGGCCAGCACTGCATCGAGAAATGGCGGAGCGTGTGCACCAACATGGATGAAGGACTCATCCGCAAGTGGGTTACCGAGACGCCGCTCGATATCAGCCGCAAGATGATCAACTACCGGTTCGGCGACTGGATGGTGGGCAAGATCGATCCGGGCAACCTGCTGGAACACCGTCCCACCGACGAGCTCGCCTATTACCGCAGTCCCATTGAGGGGCTCTACATGTGCGGCGCATCGCAACATCCGCACGGCTACATCACCTTTGCCCCGGCGTATAACTGTCTGAACACAATCGCCGACGACATGGGAATGGATAAATGGTGGGATCAGATTTAG